A stretch of the Haloarcula ordinaria genome encodes the following:
- a CDS encoding electron transfer flavoprotein subunit beta/FixA family protein, with protein sequence MKILVTVKQVAVVDDEFEIDGLGIDDRYITHDLNEWDEYAVEEAVQLQEAADEDVEVVTVTIGPEDTEETIRQALAKGADRAVRVWDDTLAEAGLLDPTTKARVVEAVASEEDPDLVLTGVQSADDGFGATGVTLAERLGFEWAAVVNDLELDREAGVASVHRELEGSIEELTDVQLPAVLTIQTGINEPRYASLRGIRQAQTKELDVRSLEDVGLSPADIESPLEQTSLYEPTSESDATVFEGSAEEAAAELAEVLRDAGVAN encoded by the coding sequence ATGAAAATTCTTGTCACGGTCAAGCAGGTCGCAGTCGTCGACGACGAGTTCGAGATCGACGGACTCGGCATCGACGACCGGTACATCACGCACGACCTCAACGAGTGGGACGAGTATGCCGTCGAGGAGGCCGTCCAGCTGCAGGAGGCCGCCGACGAGGACGTGGAGGTCGTGACGGTGACAATCGGGCCCGAAGACACCGAGGAGACGATTCGCCAGGCGCTGGCGAAGGGGGCCGATCGCGCGGTCCGAGTCTGGGACGACACGCTCGCCGAGGCCGGATTGCTGGACCCGACGACGAAGGCCCGGGTGGTCGAAGCCGTGGCAAGCGAGGAGGACCCCGACCTCGTGCTCACAGGGGTGCAGTCGGCCGACGACGGGTTCGGCGCGACCGGCGTGACGCTGGCCGAACGGCTCGGCTTCGAGTGGGCGGCCGTCGTCAACGACCTCGAACTGGACCGCGAGGCGGGCGTCGCGTCCGTCCACCGCGAGCTCGAGGGCAGCATCGAGGAGCTGACCGACGTCCAGCTGCCGGCGGTGCTGACCATCCAGACCGGTATCAACGAGCCGCGTTACGCCAGCCTCAGAGGAATCCGCCAGGCACAGACGAAGGAGCTCGACGTCAGGTCGCTGGAGGACGTCGGGTTGTCGCCGGCGGACATCGAGAGCCCGCTCGAGCAGACCTCGCTGTACGAGCCCACGAGCGAGAGCGACGCGACGGTGTTCGAGGGGAGCGCCGAGGAGGCGGCCGCCGAACTGGCGGAAGTGCTCCGTGACGCGGGGGTGGCGAACTGA